The proteins below come from a single Arthrobacter sp. zg-Y1171 genomic window:
- a CDS encoding 5-formyltetrahydrofolate cyclo-ligase — translation MCALAKDQARKDFLRLRRELTAEDRAEAVQGLARIGLRGVRQRVPRGGTVAGYLSVGNEPGMDALLPGLVRAGYRVVVPVCEPEWQLSWADWTPETELVPGLHASLLEPAGQRYAASDLPELGLVLVPALAADAAGGRMGKGGGYYDRFLAKLRADGNPAAAVAVVFEHEYVPAGSFETTPLDAAVDAVLTPEAWRPVPSEPMYT, via the coding sequence ATGTGTGCGCTTGCGAAGGACCAGGCCCGAAAGGACTTCCTGCGGCTGCGGCGGGAGTTGACCGCGGAGGACAGGGCCGAAGCGGTCCAGGGACTGGCCCGCATCGGGCTGCGGGGGGTCCGGCAACGGGTACCCAGGGGCGGAACCGTGGCCGGCTACCTCTCCGTGGGGAACGAGCCGGGCATGGATGCGCTGCTCCCCGGACTGGTGAGGGCCGGGTACCGCGTGGTGGTCCCCGTGTGCGAACCCGAATGGCAGCTGTCATGGGCCGATTGGACCCCCGAGACCGAGTTGGTGCCTGGACTGCATGCTTCCCTGCTGGAACCGGCTGGACAACGCTATGCCGCCTCCGACCTGCCGGAGCTGGGCCTGGTCCTTGTTCCCGCGCTGGCCGCCGATGCCGCGGGCGGACGGATGGGCAAGGGCGGTGGCTACTATGACCGGTTCCTGGCCAAGCTGCGGGCGGACGGCAATCCTGCCGCTGCCGTGGCAGTGGTTTTCGAGCACGAATACGTTCCTGCCGGCAGCTTCGAAACCACTCCCCTGGACGCGGCCGTGGACGCCGTGCTCACCCCCGAAGCCTGGCGGCCCGTGCCGTCGGAGCCCATGTATACTTAG
- a CDS encoding SAF domain-containing protein yields the protein MPFRRRSAKVSPGAAAYPGQPSVSGGPLSGMRRFIVRHRRLLAALACCAAAGSAVEALVPAAAERTVIVRAARDLPAGTVLDSGTLETVRLPAEAVPPGAHEQPDALVGRRLATPLLRGSPVTDISLAGAGLLAGAPPGSVAVPLRPADPSVLDLLGPGQLVNVVAGGEAAWVGAESGHYAEDGSSAVVLAASVPVLWVSGGEPAGGGWPGNGGGEGLVVVAADRENAARLTAASGNEGIYLVLTGG from the coding sequence ATGCCTTTTCGCCGCCGCTCTGCCAAGGTGTCCCCCGGCGCTGCCGCCTACCCGGGACAGCCGTCCGTTTCCGGCGGTCCCCTCTCGGGGATGCGCCGCTTTATTGTCCGCCACCGCCGCCTCCTTGCTGCCCTGGCCTGCTGCGCCGCCGCGGGGTCTGCGGTCGAAGCGCTGGTACCGGCGGCTGCGGAACGGACCGTGATTGTGCGCGCGGCCCGGGATTTGCCGGCCGGTACGGTGCTGGACTCCGGGACACTGGAAACTGTCCGCCTACCGGCTGAAGCCGTCCCACCGGGCGCCCACGAACAGCCGGACGCGCTGGTGGGCAGGCGCCTCGCCACGCCGCTGTTGCGCGGCAGCCCCGTCACGGACATTTCCCTGGCCGGTGCCGGACTTTTGGCCGGTGCCCCGCCCGGTTCCGTGGCAGTGCCGCTGCGCCCGGCTGACCCGTCCGTCCTCGATCTGCTGGGTCCCGGACAACTCGTCAACGTTGTTGCGGGTGGCGAAGCGGCGTGGGTGGGTGCCGAGTCGGGGCACTATGCGGAGGACGGCAGCAGCGCGGTGGTGCTGGCAGCCTCGGTGCCGGTGCTGTGGGTGTCCGGCGGCGAGCCCGCGGGCGGGGGCTGGCCAGGCAACGGCGGCGGCGAGGGCCTGGTGGTGGTGGCCGCGGACCGGGAGAACGCTGCCCGGCTCACAGCGGCTTCCGGGAACGAAGGGATCTATCTTGTCCTGACGGGCGGCTAG
- a CDS encoding GNAT family N-acetyltransferase, translating into MRASWPVTLESDDVILRPIRHRDRREWTEVRSRNARWVGPWEASNPVPGGEPPTYGDMVRSLNRQARQDSALPFLITERQDPARQPAIVGQLTVSTIVWGSARMATLGYWVDQGRAGLGIVPTAVALATDHCFQALALHRMEINIRPENGPSLRVVEKLGFRDEGLRERYLHIDGKWADHRSFALTAEEVPEGLLNRWKSRRAQ; encoded by the coding sequence ATGCGGGCGTCATGGCCGGTGACGCTGGAGAGTGACGATGTCATTCTCCGGCCGATCCGGCACCGGGACCGGCGGGAATGGACAGAGGTCCGTTCCCGGAACGCCCGCTGGGTAGGCCCGTGGGAGGCCAGCAATCCCGTCCCGGGCGGCGAACCGCCCACCTACGGTGACATGGTGCGCAGCCTCAACCGCCAGGCACGGCAGGACTCTGCCCTGCCGTTCCTCATCACGGAGCGGCAGGATCCCGCGCGGCAGCCGGCAATTGTCGGCCAGCTGACCGTGTCCACCATCGTGTGGGGGTCCGCGCGCATGGCAACCCTCGGATACTGGGTGGACCAGGGGCGGGCAGGGCTCGGAATTGTGCCCACTGCGGTGGCACTGGCCACCGACCACTGCTTCCAGGCCCTGGCCCTGCACCGGATGGAAATCAACATCCGGCCGGAGAACGGCCCGAGTCTCCGGGTGGTGGAAAAACTCGGATTCCGGGACGAGGGACTGCGCGAGCGGTACCTGCATATCGACGGCAAATGGGCCGACCACCGGAGCTTTGCGCTCACGGCGGAGGAGGTGCCGGAGGGGCTGTTGAACCGCTGGAAGTCCCGCCGGGCACAATAG
- a CDS encoding FmdB family zinc ribbon protein, whose translation MPTYAYACKDCSHSFDIQQSFSEDSLTVCPECGGRLRKKFNSVGVVFKGSGFYRTDSREAASTVPAAPSKTESSPAPATTSGSGTSTPAAAAGSGSAQP comes from the coding sequence GTGCCCACGTATGCCTACGCCTGCAAGGATTGCTCCCATTCGTTCGATATCCAGCAGTCCTTCAGTGAAGACTCCCTGACGGTCTGCCCCGAGTGCGGCGGCCGCCTGCGCAAGAAGTTCAACAGCGTCGGAGTTGTCTTCAAGGGCTCCGGTTTCTACCGCACCGATTCACGCGAAGCTGCCTCCACTGTTCCTGCAGCCCCCTCCAAAACCGAGAGCTCCCCGGCACCGGCCACAACTTCCGGCAGCGGGACGTCCACGCCTGCAGCCGCTGCAGGCTCCGGCAGCGCCCAGCCGTAA
- a CDS encoding DUF4011 domain-containing protein, translating into MSEQNTGENPSDFLLPWLGQLGQHAGTDTLLHFTPSAANSIDLTHAHPSGLAQLLAGRRTRLSTLLRDPDQYGAAMKAGRLLRAKIYELGTDRGIDVGYMAAGTASWRYASDEALRPESLTAPVLLTPVALTVHASQDDYELQLTEKAALNPALVRHLQHEQGLDIDVDALTRLAYGTARFDPHPVLEKLRAVTGSVRGINIEHRLLVSTFADLSDLSEDPALDPAHPILRALIDAARDGSTGPAIPEPLDLPALDERDPADELLILDADRQQQEVLDLINAGQSLVVSAPAGTGQTQTALNAVAALANAGKSVLVVAERRSTLNQFVSELDAMQLGSLVLQANAGLTQQQLKDQLVRAIVRNEKAQAPELDSLHKVLLENRHQLRDHVKSLHNVRRRWGCSPYQAMQSLAELTSMNPAPATTVRLKRSVLDSITDRTELSGRLRRAAELGSFSRAATTSPWYGAKLLNRKETEEAYALTQTLAADLPALRAKVQDVAEHSEIRLGETFAQWGEQLELLVAVRESLDKFTPDIFDRPVTDLISATASSSWRRERGIDMSSMTRSRLRRVAKEYVRPGVHISDLHASLAEVQQQRAVWTRYATTQRHPSVPTGLAEINRSYLLVKRQLDTLTGILAETPLHPDLASLPLDELEKQLSQLAGDRETLETLPERTLLLDEMRAQGLGELLDDLSAREVQPRHVGYELELAWWQSALEAMISGDDYLAMSDGNSLRRLEAEYRLADNAHIASGAARLRWSLASRWRSGVQAAKGAAEDLRELLKDGELSLDSLGLQSEELVSSLLPVWAASPLVLPMVLPEHRRFDTVVLLDAESTSLQSAVPALARASQVIAFGDSCLGGPRPFTIGVEPAGTAPQHVELLSAFEALERVLPTRCLSTVYRGTDKALLRQLSESFYGGRLSMVPSADEVTTGHRALSVEYLPDGTGMPSADHEGVESVAAEVNRVVDLVFEHIRRRPHQSLGVITASPRHAVRVAEAIRVQMANFPWAADFFTAKSESFRVVPVDRAVGMVRDCVIFSLGFGRTPHGRALHNFGPLSAPDGRKKFVTAMTRARYKQHVLTCFQPADLDRTRLGYGALDFYELIKRELDPETAREEIPAAGGIMEEDPLVADLVGRLRERGAKVWDHYDGAIDIVAAAPHSAGPTGTPAPLAIESDGTERYRAMSVRERSRLRPQLLERRGWRYMPLWTIEVFSDPSACADLVSRYLELPDPPVGQQPVPRSTVTPEAGTDEAARPAAQVTVTPHGSSRMRERRSGSVPDNAAGE; encoded by the coding sequence GTGTCTGAGCAGAATACCGGGGAGAATCCCTCGGACTTCCTGCTGCCGTGGCTGGGACAATTGGGACAGCACGCCGGAACGGACACACTGCTCCATTTCACGCCGTCCGCCGCCAACAGCATCGACCTGACGCACGCGCATCCCTCCGGCCTGGCCCAGTTGCTCGCCGGCCGGCGTACCCGCCTGTCGACCCTGCTGCGTGACCCGGACCAGTACGGTGCCGCCATGAAGGCGGGCCGCCTGCTGCGCGCGAAGATCTACGAGCTGGGCACCGACCGCGGCATCGACGTCGGCTACATGGCTGCGGGAACCGCGTCCTGGCGCTATGCCTCGGATGAAGCACTGCGTCCCGAGTCCCTGACGGCCCCCGTGCTGCTCACGCCCGTGGCGCTGACGGTCCACGCCTCACAGGATGACTATGAGCTGCAGCTGACCGAAAAGGCGGCGCTGAACCCCGCCCTGGTCCGCCACCTGCAGCATGAGCAGGGCCTGGACATCGACGTCGACGCGCTCACCCGCCTCGCCTACGGCACCGCCCGCTTTGATCCCCACCCCGTGCTGGAAAAGCTCCGCGCCGTTACCGGCAGCGTCCGCGGAATCAACATTGAACACCGCCTGCTGGTTTCCACCTTCGCCGACCTGTCCGACCTCAGCGAGGATCCGGCGCTGGACCCGGCCCATCCGATCCTCCGCGCACTGATCGACGCCGCCCGGGACGGCTCCACCGGTCCGGCCATCCCCGAACCGCTGGACCTGCCGGCCCTGGACGAGCGGGATCCCGCGGATGAGCTGCTCATCCTCGACGCCGACCGCCAGCAGCAGGAAGTCCTGGACCTGATCAACGCAGGCCAGTCGCTGGTAGTCTCCGCGCCGGCCGGTACGGGCCAGACCCAGACCGCGCTGAACGCCGTGGCGGCGCTGGCCAATGCCGGCAAATCCGTCCTGGTAGTGGCGGAACGGCGCAGCACCCTGAACCAGTTCGTCTCCGAGCTGGACGCGATGCAGCTTGGCTCCCTGGTCCTGCAGGCCAACGCCGGCCTCACCCAGCAGCAGTTGAAGGACCAGCTGGTCCGGGCCATCGTGCGCAACGAAAAGGCGCAGGCCCCGGAACTGGACAGCCTGCACAAGGTCCTGCTCGAAAACCGCCACCAGCTCCGCGACCACGTGAAGTCGCTGCACAACGTCCGCCGCCGCTGGGGATGCTCGCCCTACCAGGCCATGCAGTCCCTGGCCGAGCTGACCTCCATGAACCCGGCGCCGGCCACCACCGTCCGGCTCAAGCGGAGCGTCCTGGACAGCATCACCGACCGCACCGAACTCTCCGGCCGCCTGCGCCGGGCCGCCGAACTCGGCAGCTTCAGCCGGGCAGCTACCACCAGCCCGTGGTACGGAGCCAAGCTGCTCAACCGCAAGGAAACGGAAGAAGCGTACGCGCTGACCCAGACCCTTGCGGCGGACCTGCCGGCGCTGCGCGCCAAGGTCCAGGACGTGGCCGAGCATTCGGAAATCCGCCTCGGCGAAACATTTGCCCAGTGGGGCGAACAGCTGGAACTGCTGGTTGCCGTGCGCGAAAGCCTGGACAAGTTCACCCCGGACATTTTCGACCGCCCGGTGACGGACCTGATCTCGGCAACCGCGTCTTCGTCCTGGCGGCGGGAACGCGGCATCGATATGAGCTCCATGACCCGCTCCCGCCTGCGGCGCGTGGCCAAGGAATACGTCCGGCCCGGTGTGCATATTTCCGACCTGCACGCCTCCCTGGCAGAAGTCCAGCAGCAGCGTGCCGTCTGGACCCGCTACGCCACCACCCAGCGCCACCCCTCGGTGCCCACCGGCCTGGCCGAGATCAACCGTTCCTACCTGCTGGTCAAGCGCCAGCTGGATACCCTGACCGGCATCCTGGCCGAGACGCCGCTCCATCCTGACCTGGCATCCCTGCCGCTCGATGAACTTGAGAAGCAGCTCAGCCAGCTCGCGGGGGACCGGGAAACCCTGGAAACGCTGCCCGAACGGACCCTGCTGCTCGACGAGATGCGTGCCCAGGGCCTGGGCGAACTGCTGGATGACCTGAGCGCACGCGAAGTCCAGCCCCGCCACGTGGGTTACGAGCTGGAACTGGCATGGTGGCAGTCCGCCCTCGAAGCCATGATCAGCGGCGACGATTACCTTGCCATGTCCGACGGCAACAGCCTGCGCCGCCTGGAAGCGGAGTACCGGCTGGCGGACAACGCCCACATTGCCTCGGGCGCAGCCCGGCTGCGCTGGAGCCTTGCGTCGCGCTGGCGCTCGGGCGTCCAGGCCGCGAAGGGTGCTGCCGAAGACCTGCGCGAGCTGCTCAAGGACGGCGAGCTGTCCCTGGACAGCCTGGGCCTGCAGTCCGAGGAACTCGTGTCCTCGCTGCTGCCGGTGTGGGCTGCCAGCCCCCTGGTGCTGCCGATGGTACTGCCCGAACACCGCCGCTTCGACACCGTGGTCCTCCTTGATGCCGAGTCCACCAGCCTGCAGTCTGCCGTCCCGGCACTGGCACGCGCTTCGCAGGTTATCGCCTTCGGTGACAGCTGCCTGGGCGGGCCGCGGCCCTTCACGATCGGTGTTGAGCCGGCCGGAACAGCACCGCAGCACGTTGAGCTGCTCAGCGCCTTCGAAGCGCTGGAACGCGTCCTGCCCACGCGCTGCCTCTCCACCGTTTACCGCGGCACCGATAAGGCACTGCTGCGCCAGCTCAGCGAGTCCTTCTACGGCGGACGCCTTTCCATGGTCCCGAGTGCAGACGAGGTCACCACCGGCCACCGCGCACTCTCCGTGGAATACCTGCCGGACGGCACCGGCATGCCCAGCGCTGACCATGAGGGCGTGGAGAGTGTCGCGGCCGAGGTCAACCGCGTAGTTGACCTGGTCTTCGAACACATCCGCCGCCGCCCGCACCAGTCCCTCGGCGTCATCACCGCCAGCCCGCGCCACGCCGTGCGGGTGGCCGAGGCAATCCGTGTCCAGATGGCCAACTTCCCCTGGGCCGCGGACTTCTTCACGGCGAAGTCCGAGTCCTTCCGGGTCGTGCCGGTGGACCGCGCCGTGGGCATGGTCCGGGACTGCGTGATCTTCTCCCTCGGCTTCGGGCGTACCCCGCACGGGCGTGCCCTGCACAACTTCGGCCCGTTGTCGGCACCTGACGGACGCAAGAAATTCGTCACGGCCATGACCCGGGCCCGTTACAAGCAGCATGTGCTGACCTGCTTCCAGCCGGCAGACCTGGACCGCACGCGGCTGGGCTACGGCGCCCTGGACTTCTACGAACTCATCAAGCGGGAGCTCGATCCGGAAACCGCCAGGGAGGAAATCCCTGCTGCCGGAGGCATCATGGAGGAGGATCCGCTGGTCGCGGATCTGGTCGGCCGCCTGCGGGAACGCGGCGCGAAGGTCTGGGACCACTACGACGGCGCCATCGACATTGTCGCAGCGGCTCCCCATTCGGCCGGTCCGACCGGTACGCCGGCGCCGCTGGCCATCGAGTCCGACGGCACCGAACGCTACCGGGCGATGTCCGTGCGCGAACGCAGCCGGCTCCGGCCGCAGCTGCTTGAACGGCGCGGCTGGCGGTACATGCCGCTGTGGACCATTGAGGTCTTCAGCGACCCGTCCGCCTGCGCCGACCTGGTGAGCCGCTACCTCGAGCTGCCGGATCCTCCGGTCGGGCAGCAGCCCGTGCCCCGCAGCACGGTTACTCCCGAGGCAGGCACGGATGAGGCTGCCCGCCCGGCAGCCCAGGTCACGGTGACTCCGCACGGAAGCAGCCGGATGCGTGAACGGAGGTCGGGATCCGTCCCGGACAACGCAGCAGGAGAATGA
- the galU gene encoding UTP--glucose-1-phosphate uridylyltransferase GalU, translating into MTTSRPSITKAVIPAAGLGTRFLPATKAMPKEMLPVVDKPAIQYVVEEAVNAGMPDILMITGRNKRSLEDHFDRVPFIEKTLEDKGDHEKLAMVRAASELGEIHYLRQGDPKGLGHAVLRAKLHIGDEPFAVLLGDDLIDARDELLGKMVEVQAKTGGSVIALIEVDPEQISAYGCADISVVEGEDYVRVNKLVEKPDVDDAPSNLAVIGRYVLHPSVFGVLEETGPGRGGEIQLTDALQTLAAADGEGSGVYGVVFRGRRYDTGDKLSYLKAVVSLASEREDLGPALRDWLKDFTNTLED; encoded by the coding sequence ATGACGACGTCACGCCCCTCCATAACCAAAGCCGTAATCCCCGCAGCAGGTCTGGGTACCCGCTTCCTCCCTGCCACCAAGGCGATGCCGAAGGAAATGCTCCCGGTGGTGGACAAGCCGGCGATTCAGTACGTGGTTGAAGAAGCCGTTAACGCGGGCATGCCGGACATCCTGATGATCACGGGGCGGAACAAGCGCTCCCTCGAGGATCACTTTGACCGCGTCCCCTTCATCGAGAAGACGCTGGAAGACAAGGGCGACCACGAAAAGCTTGCGATGGTGCGTGCGGCCTCCGAACTGGGCGAAATCCACTACCTCCGCCAGGGCGATCCCAAGGGCCTGGGCCACGCGGTGCTGCGGGCCAAGCTGCATATCGGCGACGAGCCCTTTGCCGTCCTGCTGGGCGATGACCTGATCGATGCCCGTGACGAACTGCTGGGAAAGATGGTCGAGGTCCAGGCAAAGACGGGCGGATCCGTCATTGCCCTGATCGAGGTTGATCCGGAACAGATCAGTGCCTACGGCTGCGCGGACATCTCCGTGGTCGAGGGCGAGGACTATGTCCGGGTCAACAAACTGGTAGAGAAGCCCGACGTCGACGACGCTCCCTCCAACCTGGCCGTGATCGGCCGTTATGTGCTGCACCCCTCGGTCTTCGGAGTCCTCGAAGAAACCGGCCCCGGCCGCGGCGGGGAAATCCAGCTTACGGACGCGCTGCAGACGCTGGCCGCCGCCGACGGCGAAGGGTCCGGAGTCTACGGTGTGGTCTTCCGCGGCCGCCGCTATGACACCGGTGACAAGCTGAGCTACCTCAAGGCAGTGGTGTCACTGGCTTCCGAACGTGAAGACCTCGGCCCGGCCCTTCGGGACTGGCTGAAGGATTTCACCAACACGCTCGAAGACTAA